The nucleotide sequence CGTCCGGCCGCAGGACGGCCGTACCGCCTGGTTCTCCGGCATGGCGAGCGCCACCACCGCCACCCTCACCCTGCCCGCGCTGACTCCCACCTCTGCGCACCCCCGGCTGCGCTGCGAGCTGTGGTGGGACACCGAGCCGGGGTCCGACACGCTGTTCCTCGAAGCGTCGGCCGACGCGGGGACGGTGTGGCAGCCCGTCCCGTTCACCACGGTGTGCGCGGGGCAGGAGCCGCAGAGCCATCCGGCGGGCTCGGCCACCGGCTGGTCGGGCCGGGTCTGGCACCACCTGGGCGCCGACCTCACGGCATGGCGCGGCCAGCGCGTCGTGCTGCGCTGGCGGTACGCGACCGATCCGCTGTACGTGGGACGCGGCGGCTACGTGGACGCGCTACGCGTGGACGACGGCGGGCGCGTCCTGTTCGACGAGCGGCGCACGCAGGACGCGTCCCGTATCGAGGCGAAGGGCTGGGCGCCGTCGGCCGACTGACGGGGCGTCAGCAGGTCGGCGGCGTACGTCCCGTCACCTGCCCAGCGCCGCCATCGCCGCGTTGTGGCCCGGTACGCCGCTGACCCCGCCGCCGCGTACGGCGCCCGCGCCGCACAGCAGCACATTGGGATGCGCGGTCTCCACGCCCCAGCGTCCGGTCTCCTCGCTCGCGTACGGGAACGACAGGTCGCGGTGGAAGATATGGCCGCCGGGCAGCCGCAGTTCGCGTTCGAGGTCGAGCGGGGTCTTCGCCTCGATACAGGGGCGGCCCTCCTCGTCCAGCGCGAGGCAGTCGGCGATCGGCTCGGCCAGCCGCTCGTCCAGCTGGGCGAGGGTCGCGGCGAGCAGGCTCTCCCGTACCGCGTCGTTCGTCGCCGCGCCCCCGCCGTCGGTCGCGTCTCCGGCGAACAGCCGCGCGGGGGTGTGGAGTCCGAACAGGGTCAGCGTCTGGTAGCCGCGCTCGGCCAGCTCGGGACCGAGGATCGACGGGTCGGTGAGCGAGTGGCAGTAGATCTCCGAAGGCGGCGCCGAAGGCAGCGCGCCCGACGCCGCTTCCCGGTAGGCGGTGGCCAACTGCTCGTAGCCCTCGGCCACATGGAAGGTGCCGGCGAACGCGTCGCGCGGGTCGACGGACGTGTCGCGCAGCTTCGGCAGCCGGTGCAGCAGCATGTTGACCTTGAGCTGGGCGCCCTCGGGCGCCGGCGGCGCCTCCTCGCCCAGCAGCCGGGCAAGCGTCCGGGGCGACGCGTTGACCAGCACCTGTCCGGCCGCGACCGTACCGTCACGGCCGTCACCCTCGGTGCGGTAGGAGACCTCGGCGCGGCTGCCGTCCGTCTCGATGCCGGTCGCCTCGTGCCCGGTGACGATCTCGGCGCCCGCGGCCCTGGCCGCCGCGGCCAGCGCGTCGGTGAGCGCGCCCATTCCGCCGACCGGTACGTCCCAGTCGCCGGTGCCGCCGCCGATCACGTGGTAAAGGAAGCAGCGGTTCTGCACCAGTGACGGGTCGTGGGCGTCGGCGAACGTGCCGATCAGGGCGTCGGTGAGCGCCACGCCCCGGACCAGGTCGTTGCCGAAGCGCTTCTCGATCGCGATGCCGATGGGCTCCTCGAAGAGCATCCGCCAGGCCGCCTCGTCGTCGATCCGCAGCCGCAGCTCGTCCCGGGTCAGCAGCGGCTCGGTCAGCGTGGGGAAGACCCGCTCGGCGACGCGCGTGGTCGTGCCGTAGAACTTCCGCCAGGCGACGTACTCGGCGTCGTCGCCGGTCAGCGCGGCGAAGGAGGCGCGGGTGCGGCCCTCGCCGACGAGCAGCCCCGTGCTGCCCTGCGGGGTGTACGAGGACACGGTCCGCTTGCGGACGGCGAAGCGCAGGCCCAGCTCCTGCACGATCTTGTCGGGCAGCAGCGACACCAGGTAGGAGTAGC is from Streptomyces sp. NBC_00370 and encodes:
- a CDS encoding phytoene desaturase family protein → MPAHATYDAVIVGGGHNGLVAAAYLARAGRSVLVLERLATTGGAAVSTRPFAGVDARLSRYSYLVSLLPDKIVQELGLRFAVRKRTVSSYTPQGSTGLLVGEGRTRASFAALTGDDAEYVAWRKFYGTTTRVAERVFPTLTEPLLTRDELRLRIDDEAAWRMLFEEPIGIAIEKRFGNDLVRGVALTDALIGTFADAHDPSLVQNRCFLYHVIGGGTGDWDVPVGGMGALTDALAAAARAAGAEIVTGHEATGIETDGSRAEVSYRTEGDGRDGTVAAGQVLVNASPRTLARLLGEEAPPAPEGAQLKVNMLLHRLPKLRDTSVDPRDAFAGTFHVAEGYEQLATAYREAASGALPSAPPSEIYCHSLTDPSILGPELAERGYQTLTLFGLHTPARLFAGDATDGGGAATNDAVRESLLAATLAQLDERLAEPIADCLALDEEGRPCIEAKTPLDLERELRLPGGHIFHRDLSFPYASEETGRWGVETAHPNVLLCGAGAVRGGGVSGVPGHNAAMAALGR